TAGTGCCCGCTGCGGCTGGCCCCTGCTCGTGGCGTAGCCGAGAGACTTTCGCGGTAACTGCGCAGGGTTTCCTCTAGTATTGCGTGGGCTGCTGCGGCATGGGCCGGTCGGTCGGTGGGGTTTTTTTGCAAGAGCGACAGAATCAGGCTCGAGGCCTCGGCAGGAATGGCCGGGTTGAGGCTCTGGGGCGGCTTGGGCGGCTCATAGACGTGCTGGTAGAGCACCGACTGGTCGTTCTCGCCCTCGAACAAGGGCTTACCGGTAAAGGTGCGGTAAAGCACCGCCCCAAAGCTATACAGGTCGGCCTGGGGGGTGAGGGGCAGGCCCTTGGCCTGTTCGGGGGCCATGTATTCCGGCGTACCCACGGTAATGCCGGTACGGGTGAAGTGGCGGCTTTCTTGCATCAGGTAGGCCAGACCAAAGTCCATCACCTTGGGCTGGCCCTCGGGTGTGACCAGGATGTTGCGCGGGGTCAGGTCGCGGTGGATTACGCCGCGGTGGTGAAGATGCCCCAGGGCTTCCAGCACCCGCGCCGAGGCCGAGAGGAGGCGCAGGCCCTCGAGGCCGTCCTCAAAGGGGCCCAGACAGTCGTAGCTGCCCCCTTCCACCAGCTCCATCACAAAATAGGTGCGGCCCTCTTCCTCGCCCAGGTCGAAGACCTGCACCACGCCGGGGTGCGAGAGCTTGGACAGGGCCTTGACCTCCCGGAAAAAGCGGTTACGCTCGCTGGGGTGCAGGTAAGTATGCAGAATTTTGACGGCCACCAGGCGATCCATGCGCTCATCGGTGGCTCGCCAGACCTCGGCCATCCCCCCCTCGCCCAGGGGGTCCACAAGCCTGTAGCGTCCGGCCAGCTTCACCTGATTCATGGCACTCATGGGCTCTGCCACCATTATGGAATATATTCGAGAAAATAAGGCCGGGGTCAGAACAGTCGGTCACCGGGTTGGAGACGGGCACCCCGGGCCCAGTCCGCTGCTAGCATGGGCTTTTTGCCTTCGGGCTGAACCTCGAGCAGGCTGAGGCCCCCTCCCCCGGTAGCAACCACCAGGGCCTCGGCCATACGCACGACCGTTCCAGGGGCAAGCGGCGGGGTATTCGCTAAATTCACCGTGCTCGACATACGCACCACTTTTACCCGCTTTCCCCGATACTCAAACCAACTGCCCGGCCAGGGCTGCACCCCCCGGTGGCGGTTGTAGATTTCCTGTGCGGTGCGCTCCCAGACAATCTTTCCGTCGTCTTTGTGCAGCATAGGAGCATGGGTGCCCTCCGGGGGCTGGGGGGTGGGTTGCAGGTGCTCGAGGTCGGCCAGGGCCGCCAGCAGCAGCTCAATGCCCTTGTCACGCAGGCGCTCGGAGAGCTCCAGGGCGGTTTCGTCGGGGCCCACCGGGGTACGCCAGCGGGCCACCACCGGCCCGGTGTCCATGCCCACATCGGTCTGCATAATGCAAACCGCGGTCTCGGTTTCGCCGTTGATGAGCGTCCACTGCACCGGCGCCGGGCCCCGGTACTTGGGCAGGTCGGAGGGGTGCAGGTTCAGAAAGCCGTATTTGGGCACCTCTAGCAGCTCGGCGGGGAGGATTTTGCCATACGCCGCGGTCACGGCCACCTCGGGGGCCAGCTCCCTAAAAAGCGAGAGAAACTCGAGGTTTTTGCGCAAGCGGGCAGGTTTTTCGACCCGCAGGCCCCTTTCCTCGGCCCAGGCCGCCACCGGGCAGGGGGTGAGCTTTAGGCCTCGTCCGGCGGGCTTGTCGGGCTGGGTGACCACCAGTACCACCTGGTGTTGGCGGTGTAGGGCCTCGAGCACCGGCACCGCCCAGGCCGGCGAGCCGAAAAAGGCAATTCGGCGGCGCAGAGGTTGAGAGGTCATGACGGATTGTTCAAAAGGCAACAAACCATTGACTATCGACTCTCGACTATGAACCATTGACCCTACCTGGCCTGCCCCAACCGTGCAGCCTCCTCGCGCAAGAACGCCCTGGCCTGCCGCTGGAAGTCGGCCAGGTCTTCGCGGTGTTCCTCGAGGAACTTTTGCTTGTCGGCAAAGTTCATCCGCTGGAAGAAGAGGATGCCGTCGAGGTGGTCAATCTCGTGCTGCAGCACCACCGCCAGGTAGCCCTCGGCCTCGAGCGTCTTCTTTTCACCTTTTTCGTTCTGGTACTCCACCCGCACCCTAAGGTCGCGCTGGGCCCCTTCGGCGTAGAGACCGGGCAGGGATAAGCAGCCCTCGAGGATGGACTGCCGCCCCTCGCGATAGGTGATGACCGGGTTCGCCATCACGTAAAGCTCTTTGACGCGGGTCTTGAGGGGGGCTTCGGGGCCTTCTTCCTCCTCTTCTTCCTGGTACTCCGCGGCCACAAAGAGCCGCTGGCTGATACCGACCTGAGGGGCCGCGAGCCCCACCCCTCGGGCCTCGAACATGGTCTCGAGCATGTCTTGGGCCAGCTCGGGAATACCGCTAAAATCCTGCACCGGCAGGGCTTTTTTCTTCAAAACCGGGTCGCCATACAGGCGGATGGGAAGAATCTGGGCCATCTGGAATATTGTCTATGGTCTAGGGGCGGTTGTCTATCAGGACTTTCCCCAGGGTATTCACGATGATCACCCCGGCCAGAGCAATTCCACCGCCTACCAGGGCCAGCAGCCCCGGCACCTCTCCCAGCCAGAGATAGGCAATCAGGGTGGCGATGACCGGCGAAACATACAGAAAACTGGTCACCTGCGAGGCGGGGGCGCGGCTCAGGGCGTAGTTCCAGGTCAGGTAGGAAAGCCCTCCCGGCACCACCCCCAGGTACACCACGCTCCAGGTGGCCTGGGCCGAGGCGGTTCGCACCTCCTGCCAAAGCCCCGGCCAGAACACCAGCAGGGGCAACGTCCCGGCCCAGATGGTGTAGGCGGTGAAGTGGAGGGGGTTGTATTTTTTCACCAGGTTGCGCTGAAACACGAAGTAGACCGAGGTGACGAAGGCCGCCAGCACAATCAGTAAAGCACCGGGCTCGAGCGCAAAGCTGCCAGGATGGTTGCCCACCGCAATCAGGGCCACGCCCGCGAAGGCCACCCCGATGCCCAGCCAGCCCCAGGCCGAAAGCCGCTCACGCAGAAAGAAATAGGACATCAGGGCCACAAACACCGGCCCCACCGCAACCAGGAGAGCGGCAGGCCCGGCTTTTACCGTCACCTGACCAAAATTGAGGGCGGTGTGGTAGGTGGTAATGCCCAGAAACCCCAGGCCAAAGAGGGCCGGCCAGTCCCGGCGCTCGGGCAGGGGCATCCGCACCCACAGGGCGTAGACCGCCATCGTGGCCGAGGCCACCAGAAAGCGCAGCAGGGTGAGGTGGGCCGGGCTATAGTCCAAAAGCCCCGCGCGAATCCCGGCAAAGGCCGAGGCCCAGGGCAGGATGGTGAGGGCGATGGCCAGCAACACTCGAGAATCCACCGGGGGATAGTAGCATAAGGCTATACAAAGACACCACCGAGGGCCCATGGCCTAGGGCTTTAGAGGAATCCGCTGGCTGTAGTTCACGCTGTTACCCTGGCGAATACCCAGCCACAGGGCTTCTAGCGTACCGGGGAGAACGAGCTCGAGGCGCACCGGCCCGGAAACGTTCTGCCAGAAACGCGGCTGGGCCCCTACGGCCAGGGTGTAGTTCCCGGCGGGCAGACCAAGGGAGATTTGCCGGCCCGGCACCAGGCTTTGCTCGAGGGTGGTTTCCAGGCGCAGCCCCCGCTCGCCGTTGCGGGTGGCCCACCAGGTCTGCCCGTCAAACACCGCAAAGCTCACCTCGGCTTTGGGGGGAAGCTCGAGGCGGGCCTGGATGGGCGGATCCAGTCGGGCGTAGAGGTTGTTGCCCACAAACACTCCTACCGTGCCGGGAGCCGTGCCGGAAAGCACCAGTACCGTGCGCTCGGCCTGGACGGGGAGAAGCCGCACCTGAGGGTCAAAGGGCCGCCCGATGAAGTTCTGTACGACCATCACCCTGCGCCCCTCACGCACCAGCGCCACCCCCAGGTGGGTGAACTCGGGCTTGAGCAGGTTGGCCCGATGTCCAGGACTGTTCATCCAGCCCGTAAGCGCCCGCCGGGGAATTTCTGGGTCGGGGTAGCCCTCAAAGCTGGCCAGGTTCTCCCCTACCGTGACCTCGAGCACCCCGGCGTCCCGCAGCCGCTCGGCAGCCCCCAGGCCGTCGGGGTTCTGGTGGGCAAAAAAGTTGCGCCGGAGCATGTCCTGCGCGTGGCCCAGGGCCGCTTTGTAGGCCAGCGCATCCCACTGCAAGGGTCGCAGCCCGCGCTCGGTGCGCACCTGGTTGGTGCGCTGCAGCACCTCGAGCTCCAGGGCGCTTTGGCCTAAGGCCCCACCCCAAGCCAGAGCCAAGAGCAAAAACCACACCTTCACCCTTTGATAATAGAGCCATCGGCCCATGGGGCGGGTGTATATTCCCTGATACCAGATACCAGGCCTTACCCTAACTCTATCAGGCAGGCACCAGCGCGTAGATGAAGCTCTTGCTAAAAGGCTTCTCCTCCAGTAGCCCGTTGACATCGGCCAGCGTAACCGCCTCGACCTTGCGGGCTATCTCACTCAGGGGCGCGTAGGTTTGGTTATATACGTAGTGAATGCCCACGCTCATCAGGCGCTGCATGGGGGTCTCACCGGCAAACACCAAAGCGGTCGCGAGCTTGTTTTTGGCCCGCTCGAGCTCGTCCTGGCGCACCCCTTCGCGCTCGAGGCGGGCCAACTCCTCGCGCAAGACGGCCTTAACTGCCTCTTCGTTGGCCGGGTCGGTCTGGGCATAGACGTAAAAAACCCCGGCCCGGTCGGCCTCGTCTACCCCGGCGCTTACCGACTCCACCAGGCCTTTGTCGGTCAGGGCCCAGTAAAGCCGGCTGTTGCCCTCCTCTCCCAGAATGCTGGCCAGGATGTTGGCCGCGTAGCGGCGCGGGTCTTGGGCCGAAACCCCCGGTGCAAACAAGGCCAGGTAGGTCTGGGTGGCCTTGGCATAGGGCTCGCGCAGCTCGCCCTCGGCGGGACTGAGCGGTGGGTAGACCCTTTCGGCCCGGCCTTTAGGCCAGGCGGCGGTGAGTTCCTGGATTTGTTCCAGGGTGCGCTCCCAGTCGACCCGCCCCGCCATGACCAGCACCAGGTTGGCCGGGGCGTAGCGCTGGGCCTGATAAGCGGCCATCTGCTCGCGGGTGAGGGCTGTGATCGAAGCGGTGGTACCCAGCACGCTATGGCCCAACGGATGCCCGGCAAAATAGTGCGCCCGCCCCCAGTCAAAAAGCATGATATTGGGCCGGTCTTGGTAGAGGGCAATTTCTTCCAAAATCACTTGTTTCTCGGTGTCGAAATCTTCCTGGCGCAAAGCGGGGCGCATCAGGTCAGTCCAGAGCTCCAGGAGCCGGGGGGCAAACTCGGGCAGCACAGCCCCGTAGTAAACGGTGTTCTCCTCCGAGGTATAGGCGTTGTACTGAGCCCCCATCTGGTCGAACTCGAGGTTCACCCCCAGGGCGTCCCGCTTCTCGGAACCCTTGAAGAGCATGTGCTCTAAAAAGTGCGACACCCCGGCAATCTCGGGGGTCTCGTCGCGGCTTCCGGTCTTGCAAAAGTAGCCCAGGGCCACGCTCTTGGCTTCGGGGTTAATCTCGGCCAGAACGGTCAAACCGTTCTCCAGGGTGGCTTGCTTAAACTCGACGGCAGACTTGGTTTGGGTCATATTGGCTCCAAAAAGATGCGTGCTTCAAAAGGTCGGGATGAAATTTGGATTCTGGGAAGCTCCCTTAGTCATAGGCTTTCCCCTTGCTATTCCGTTCCCACCAGCTTTCTTGGCCCCAAAGTCGCAATCCAGGGGTTCTGATAGGGGTTGTGGGCCAGGTAGCTGTTGATGCGTTCCAAATCTACCGAAAGGATCTGGGTTTCGATCTCGTCTAAGGTGCGCACCCGGCCCAGCAAATAGAGATCGCGGGCCATGCTGGCCGCCCTCGAGCGCGAAGACTCATCCTGCATCACCAAAGCCGCGCGCAGACCTATCTTGGTACGTTGTAGTTCTTCTTCGCTCACCCCTTGCGAAAGCCGCGCTATCTCCTGCTGCATCACCCCAAGGGTTTCGTCGGCCCGCTCGGGGGTGGTGCCAGCGTAGGCCATTAGATAGCTATAGCCCTTCACCCCGTTGGGGGCGGCAAACACCGAGTAGACCAGACCCCGCTTCTCCCGCACCTCGGTAAAAAGACGGCTGCTGCTGCCCCCGGAGAGCACCTGGGCGGCCAGGCGGGCGCTGTAGAACTCGGGGTGATCGAAGGAAACATCGGGGTAGATCAGACCTATTTGCACCTGGGCGCTGTCTTGCTCCAAATGGATGGTCTGGGGCGGGCGCAGTTCAATGGGCGGGTACCCGGCCCCCTTGCCCTGCCAGGCCCCTAGGGTATTGCCAACCGCTTCCCTGACTTCCTCAAAGCGCACCCCCCCGACCAAGGCCAGGATGGTGCCCTGAGGTGCATACCGCTGGGCAAAGTCGGCCCGCAAATCTTCGGCGCGCATACGCTCCAGATCGGCTTTGTTTCCGCTGGGGTTGCGCCCGTGGGGGCTGGCAAAGACCGCGCGCCTTAGGGCTGTGAACATCTTCTTGGGCGGCTGATCCTCCAGCGCGGCCAACTCTTGCAAGGCGATCTGGCGCACTGCCTCCAGGGCCTCGCTGGGCAGGTGGGGGCGCATCAGCACATCGGCATACAGTGCGAGCACCGCTTCGAGCTTGTCGGCCAGAAACTGTGCGGCAAAGGTGGTGTGCTCGAGGGCGCTACCGCTCCCGCGCCGCACCCCCAGGTCGTCGAAGGCCTCGGCCAGGGCCCGCGCATCGCGGCTGCCCGCACCTTTCCAGAGCCAGCCCTCCAGCAGGCTGGCCGCACCCTCCATACCGGCAGGGTCATTCACTGCGCCTACCGGCACCTGTAGTTGTAGGGCTACCCCGGGCATCCAGGGGCGTTCTTCCACCGCCAGTATGAGGCCGTTAGGCAGTACTTCTATCTGGGTTGACGCCATACCGACCAAGTATACGCGTTGGTTGTTTGCAAACCAGTGAGCTTTCGAACATTACCTCGCGCTCGAGCGTTACGTGCCGGGCCTGGGTACAATGTGGCTTGGCAATTGACGAGGCGACCGTGACCCGCGACGAACTCAAAGCCCGCCTGCTCCGCCCCCTAATGCGCGAACTAGCCGATGGCGCCCAGGATCGGGTGGTGGCGGGGGGTCTGGAAAAACTGCTACAAAACCTGGCCCAGCCCTTCCCCGAGGTGGGGCAGGCCCTGGCAGGCTACCGTCAGATGGAACCCGAGGCCCGCAAAGCGCAGCTCCAAAAGGCCATTGAGCTGCTGGGGGGACAGGTAGCAGGGAACCGGGCCCAGGGGCCAGGGGATAGGGGCGAGGGAATAGGCAACCCTTACCCTACCCCCCATCCCCCACCCCCCATCCCCCTGCATTTCGACACCCCCCTCGAGGCCCTGAACCTGGGGCCCGGCGCCAAAAAAAAGCTGGCCGAACTGGGCCTCCGGGTGGTGCGCGACCTGCTGCACTACTACCCCCGCCGCTACGAAGACCGCCGCACCCTGCAAAGTGTGCGCGACGTGGAAGATGGCGCCAAGGTGACCGTGGTGGGCAAGGTGCTGAGCCGTGAACTGGTCAAGACCCCGCGCAAAGGGCTGCAACTGGTGCAGGTGCGCTTTATGGACGCCTGGGGCTGGAAGTTCACCGGGGTCTGGTTCAACCAGCCCTGGGTACTCAAACAACTGCCCGAGGGGGCCAGCATCGTGCTCTCGGGACGAGTGCAAAAGCGCGGGGGCCACATCTCGCTCATGGTGGAATACTTCGAGGACGAGGGGGGCGAGTCGCTCTCTACCGGGCGCATTGTGCCGGTTTACCCCGCCAAAGAGGGCATTGGGCAGGCTTTCTTGCGTCGGGCCGTCTGGCGAGCGCTGGAGGCTTACCAGGGGATACCCGACCCCCTCGAGCCTTACTTGAGAGGACAGGGGGCCCCGGAACCCGGCACCCTAACCCTGGACCAGGCCCTGCGCCAGGCCCACTTTCCCGACTCAGAAGCGAAGCTCGAACAGGCCCTCTACCGGCTCAAGTTCGACGAGTTTTTGCTCTTGGAGCTCAAGGTAATGATTCAGTCGGGCGGCTCGGCCTTGCTGGGCCGGATGTTCCGGGTCACCCCCGAGATGGTCGAGCGCTTCCGCTCCACGCTGCCCTTTCGCCTGACCGGCGCACAAGAGCGGGTGCTGGGCGAAATACTGGAAGACATGCAGTCCGAGCGGCAGATGGCCCGACTGGTACAGGGCGATGTGGGCTCGGGCAAGACCGCGGTGGCCGCCGCTGCCCTTTATGTGGCTGCCCAGAACGGGGCCCAGGGGGCCCTGATGGCCCCCACCGAGATTCTGGCCAAGCAGCACTTCAACAACCTGACCCGCTACCTCTACCCGCTGGGGGTCTCGGTGGATCTGCTGGTAGGCTCCATGACCGGAAGCGAGAAGCGGGCCGTGCAGGAGCGTCT
This genomic stretch from Meiothermus sp. harbors:
- the fmt gene encoding methionyl-tRNA formyltransferase encodes the protein MTSQPLRRRIAFFGSPAWAVPVLEALHRQHQVVLVVTQPDKPAGRGLKLTPCPVAAWAEERGLRVEKPARLRKNLEFLSLFRELAPEVAVTAAYGKILPAELLEVPKYGFLNLHPSDLPKYRGPAPVQWTLINGETETAVCIMQTDVGMDTGPVVARWRTPVGPDETALELSERLRDKGIELLLAALADLEHLQPTPQPPEGTHAPMLHKDDGKIVWERTAQEIYNRHRGVQPWPGSWFEYRGKRVKVVRMSSTVNLANTPPLAPGTVVRMAEALVVATGGGGLSLLEVQPEGKKPMLAADWARGARLQPGDRLF
- the def gene encoding peptide deformylase, with the protein product MAQILPIRLYGDPVLKKKALPVQDFSGIPELAQDMLETMFEARGVGLAAPQVGISQRLFVAAEYQEEEEEEGPEAPLKTRVKELYVMANPVITYREGRQSILEGCLSLPGLYAEGAQRDLRVRVEYQNEKGEKKTLEAEGYLAVVLQHEIDHLDGILFFQRMNFADKQKFLEEHREDLADFQRQARAFLREEAARLGQAR
- a CDS encoding DMT family transporter, whose protein sequence is MDSRVLLAIALTILPWASAFAGIRAGLLDYSPAHLTLLRFLVASATMAVYALWVRMPLPERRDWPALFGLGFLGITTYHTALNFGQVTVKAGPAALLVAVGPVFVALMSYFFLRERLSAWGWLGIGVAFAGVALIAVGNHPGSFALEPGALLIVLAAFVTSVYFVFQRNLVKKYNPLHFTAYTIWAGTLPLLVFWPGLWQEVRTASAQATWSVVYLGVVPGGLSYLTWNYALSRAPASQVTSFLYVSPVIATLIAYLWLGEVPGLLALVGGGIALAGVIIVNTLGKVLIDNRP
- a CDS encoding CAP domain-containing protein translates to MKVWFLLLALAWGGALGQSALELEVLQRTNQVRTERGLRPLQWDALAYKAALGHAQDMLRRNFFAHQNPDGLGAAERLRDAGVLEVTVGENLASFEGYPDPEIPRRALTGWMNSPGHRANLLKPEFTHLGVALVREGRRVMVVQNFIGRPFDPQVRLLPVQAERTVLVLSGTAPGTVGVFVGNNLYARLDPPIQARLELPPKAEVSFAVFDGQTWWATRNGERGLRLETTLEQSLVPGRQISLGLPAGNYTLAVGAQPRFWQNVSGPVRLELVLPGTLEALWLGIRQGNSVNYSQRIPLKP
- a CDS encoding pitrilysin family protein, which translates into the protein MTQTKSAVEFKQATLENGLTVLAEINPEAKSVALGYFCKTGSRDETPEIAGVSHFLEHMLFKGSEKRDALGVNLEFDQMGAQYNAYTSEENTVYYGAVLPEFAPRLLELWTDLMRPALRQEDFDTEKQVILEEIALYQDRPNIMLFDWGRAHYFAGHPLGHSVLGTTASITALTREQMAAYQAQRYAPANLVLVMAGRVDWERTLEQIQELTAAWPKGRAERVYPPLSPAEGELREPYAKATQTYLALFAPGVSAQDPRRYAANILASILGEEGNSRLYWALTDKGLVESVSAGVDEADRAGVFYVYAQTDPANEEAVKAVLREELARLEREGVRQDELERAKNKLATALVFAGETPMQRLMSVGIHYVYNQTYAPLSEIARKVEAVTLADVNGLLEEKPFSKSFIYALVPA
- a CDS encoding pitrilysin family protein gives rise to the protein MASTQIEVLPNGLILAVEERPWMPGVALQLQVPVGAVNDPAGMEGAASLLEGWLWKGAGSRDARALAEAFDDLGVRRGSGSALEHTTFAAQFLADKLEAVLALYADVLMRPHLPSEALEAVRQIALQELAALEDQPPKKMFTALRRAVFASPHGRNPSGNKADLERMRAEDLRADFAQRYAPQGTILALVGGVRFEEVREAVGNTLGAWQGKGAGYPPIELRPPQTIHLEQDSAQVQIGLIYPDVSFDHPEFYSARLAAQVLSGGSSSRLFTEVREKRGLVYSVFAAPNGVKGYSYLMAYAGTTPERADETLGVMQQEIARLSQGVSEEELQRTKIGLRAALVMQDESSRSRAASMARDLYLLGRVRTLDEIETQILSVDLERINSYLAHNPYQNPWIATLGPRKLVGTE
- the recG gene encoding ATP-dependent DNA helicase RecG — translated: MRELADGAQDRVVAGGLEKLLQNLAQPFPEVGQALAGYRQMEPEARKAQLQKAIELLGGQVAGNRAQGPGDRGEGIGNPYPTPHPPPPIPLHFDTPLEALNLGPGAKKKLAELGLRVVRDLLHYYPRRYEDRRTLQSVRDVEDGAKVTVVGKVLSRELVKTPRKGLQLVQVRFMDAWGWKFTGVWFNQPWVLKQLPEGASIVLSGRVQKRGGHISLMVEYFEDEGGESLSTGRIVPVYPAKEGIGQAFLRRAVWRALEAYQGIPDPLEPYLRGQGAPEPGTLTLDQALRQAHFPDSEAKLEQALYRLKFDEFLLLELKVMIQSGGSALLGRMFRVTPEMVERFRSTLPFRLTGAQERVLGEILEDMQSERQMARLVQGDVGSGKTAVAAAALYVAAQNGAQGALMAPTEILAKQHFNNLTRYLYPLGVSVDLLVGSMTGSEKRAVQERLQSGQTQVVVGTHALIQDGVSFRDLGLAVIDEEHRFGVMQRRRLLGQRPDVLVMSATPIPRSLALTLYGDLEVSQIDELPPGRTPIQTKILTQKTRTQAYAFARQEIQKGHQVFVVTPMIEEGESEATAELAAATRLRKELETLLPDVRIDLLHGKMKPDEKDAVMERFQQGAFDLLVSTTVIEVGVDIPQATLMIIENAERFGLAQLHQLRGRVGRGGLASYCILIAGETSKRTLERLRVIEASTDGFYIAEQDLRLRGPGELRGVRQSGMPDLRLGDLASDQAIIEQSRALAKAILEADPYLEHPQHALLKRELQARAEAIGFREVI